ttcctgaACATCCTGGCTAACCCTAGCTACATGcacatctgcaccacattcagtacacttaccccgcggctccttgcacattctagcataatgaccatcctcaCCATAATTgctgcaaatcacatttgtacgattactccgacatccactcgctatgtgcccagtcataccccaccgataacatttaacccctttctctttcttacactcactaatccGATGCgttgtctctccacacccgaaacatgctcctaacgcccatctacactcattctttttatgccctactttcccacacctataacacttctcttcagggacacaactacctgacctaccttgctgcacactagcactcctatccctccaatcCTGagtcccttgcctaaacccttcatttgttcttacaggtattcccacattactcgccctagcACTCCTatttactacactatcagctatcctcatcggtcctctcataacagcatctctaaaactaacaaattctggcacactttcctccattccacttcttacactaacagatttactttctttcatacatctatctaactcttaatcctcaactatctctaagatatcatcccatgtGAATCTTTCCTTcatccacctcatcttctccttacgtttcaaattaataaattcactcacattttCAGGTATGGATGCCAAaatcttcttcattaactccttattttcatttatgccttcatctccatacttcttcctagctaacgtttccagcctacatacatacattgatatagcttctgcattcatccttgcctcatctaaattattcttacgcttatacctaacactcccttttatacgttttacctgctcaattattctctttttcacactttcataatcaacgtcatctacactcattatcacaccatacatcgtcaacaaatacttagtcaaatattctcctaactccctagcccaaactctcttactatcacgatacttatcctgacaatacctctcataatccttgaaaaattcatatacatccctactactatgctcttTGAACCTTTCAcatcgaggtacctctctcataaatacagacTTACACACATCACGtccattctcactgctatcatcggtgtccggtcaattcgtcgacggcaattcatcgttgctcaattcgtcgttgctcaattgatcgttgctcaatttgtccccaaagtcaattcgtcgttgggcaaatcgtcgagttcatttatttattttcgcattctcgacactccttttttttttctttttttgtcttacatattggaccctttttacttcctcaaaaaagaaattgtctaatgacaattttagttcaaatttactttttaaaactttgctccttaaaaaagaattgtctaacggcagttttagtttgaaagtaattttctGCTTGATTCTTCGATTCCACTATCATACTTTAAAAACATTTCATTAGTGTCTAAGCAAGAGTATTCACTTGGAAGggagaacccaacatttgtttgtggggttgcgggataattaaaatccgcttgcctccaacgtctgatattcttactgagttgttccaaccgaggaatttgtgataaagcacattcgtttaacttttcaacttcaccagcaaTTATTGAGCGAGGTGCATCACGAGATAAAATTGATTTTGCTTTAATATTTAAGACCACAGTCTTCGCATTTACCCCTGCGGCGGTTGAAGcgtgattgtggataccaaccttcttagtctctatatagttttcatcagtatgaagtctcgccttgcatgcacgatttCACACCTCCAGTTGGtcttcagtctatctgcactctcctcattcttagtatatatataattctcttcatcaacaactttgttttttcctttctctgaaattaaaataaaacagttaaacaacctagtgtcttttaacttggggacaaattgcccaacgacgaattgacttagggacaaattgagcaacgatgaattgagcgggacgaattgggcaacgacaaattcaccagggacgaattgccctagcaccctatcatcactgctaccttccttcttgtttcctacttcctcgctagaatataaggaatctaattccataTTCATACTCCTATCGTTGATTATATTCTTTCTAGCCCTTTTCCTACTCACCAATTTCACCAAATCGCGATCATCCtcgctctcatcctgacctttcttcttttctctttaatATTACTTtaacctttcttctcattcttcctatcacatttctgttcatccttactatgcctagtccctttaacttcactatcactattactatcactatcacttcctttcccattatcacctaccttaaccttctcttccactatcaacccattatccgtagcagaagccactcctccgactgcaccttcacccatgtacattttcatcattcccatgacctgccccatcatagcttccattcattcctcattctcacgcatcctgatctcaacaccctcttccaaactctctacagttcccttaagCGCTtccagttcctttcgcatctcctcattcttatAACTTAACATCTTATTCtcatgcaacaatttctcctctcgctccttagctaaccgcaattcctccctcagtagcttgttctgctcttccattttcatcaaccttatatcaaATTCcgaatcctaattcagtcctttgtccaacagtccagcttccaatgacacctcggcagtccctgttcaggtgccaaaataatgtggtgggatgtagcaaaaacaacccccacacccttaatcacactaactgacaattgtctccgcaacacaatctttccccttacgttatcaaaaaGTGGACTCTtatacaaaaggaaaattaaaacaaaccataaccttaatactatattgcTTCCAaactaaacataaatcataaaccaaACTAATCACACTTAACACTAATCATACTCTTAACACAAAATAGATATTAACCATAAAACCCTTCAattaaataaaccctaacaaaacttaaaactacaacCACAAATATAAtcagaaatattgtatatatttctgagtggacaccttcgtccacacaagggccaacagtcttttatattggcacaacaccaccatATAATAAACAGAAGAGTGTTTATTAATATGCCACAACGGCCTTAGCTCTTCGGGATCATGGgtgtcatcatccttatcatcatcatcatcgtcatcatcatcataatcatcatcattcgtaatcttaattcacaggccaggtcatcaacagttttTCAttccaaatgagcagtccaaacaaaatcgtaatacaggccaggtcatcaacaataaatccactttctaacaaaTTTAATCTCTCCActggaggaattacggcctgccaaaataaaaaaacaaaaacacttacaaacactacaagctaactaaactatcgcactataatcaaagataaataataaattgttcctatcatccacaatcacgacaagcaaagataaacaaaactctacttactcaaaaaaaaaaaaaaaaaaaaacacttccaacgctggtaagaaaaataatagtaaatccagcaatcacacacacaactgcctctatcagcagtcaaatcaACAAGTCATTCACCCAAGTCGTTACtttggcaaaaaataaaaataaataaaaataaaaaaaaattaatcctccacaataacaGAAGAAAATGTGATAGAAGCAGTGCATTGTATGTGGCAGATGCAGGTAGCGgaaggaaagtaataataataaaatatattcataaatttttcattGTTTACTCTCATAGGTGTCACATACTTCAAGAAAGTATCTTGGTACGGATTTCGGTACCAGACGTACTGACCCCCAGATCCAGCTTCGACGCCTCCATCTTTCCTTATATTACAGTCACTTTTTAAATGTTTAATCCGAATTCAGTAAGTTAAGATATTTTTACTTAGATACGGTAAATAATGAATGCATTGCCGAATGACCTAACAAAGTTGTCCTGAAAATGGGATATAGTATGTTGAAGCTTTATAGCAATACTGTTCTGGTTGAAACCTCAACATGAAGACGACACCCAAGAGCTAATGTAAGATTTATTGGCTGAATCAGTCTCTAAAATGGTAAAACTATTTATCTATAGATACTTTCTTCAATAAAATGCTCttaaaaaatacttttgattttcacGAATTTTCAATATTTTGTCCTGGTCATTCGTTTTCTAGTAACCGCAACTCGCTACTTTAGattgaattgtgtttttttctaaGTATCACTATATGACTGACTTTAGGTAATTGAGCGCTACAAATTTTCTGAACAATTTCATATCATCGATATTTGTTTATGAGAGACGTGATTAAACGTCTAGAGGGCATAATTCAAAATgatttaaatcagaaaaaaaaaaataacaaacttttCAAGGTTTCAAGATTTTATATGCTGTAAGGAAATGCATACATATAAAGATCAGTAATTTATAGGACTTTTGATAGTTTGTATTAATTTGTAGAAAATACTTATAGATTTAGAGTATTTATTTGATTTAGAAACAATAATGAAACGTTCGTATGAAGATTTGGAAGATGGAATCGGAACGACTCCACTACAGCATATTTACTTCAAGCTATAGTCATATGTTGGTTTTGCACAATATCTGGCCATTCCTTTCTGTAATAGTCAAATGATTCTATGAGGGCGAAAAATGTAGGCATATGACTAATAATGCCCCTATGCAATGATTCTCAAGACTTCTGTGGATTTGACATGTATGTGATTACACGAGTAGTCTTTCTCTCTCTTGGATAAATAAAGTCTTTCTGATAAGTACCCAGTTCTAAAGGGTATCTCTGAAGGTCATTTTTTTTAACCTCACTTCATTTCCTCATCACGAGATCTCTAgtattaaaatacttttattttaataatgatggtCTGTCTTCGCATGGTATTCAAACATTATACAAGATGTAGATTTTTTCTTATTAGTACTATAAAAGAAAAACACTAACCAAACGTTTCTCTTACTTTGTTTTTTCTTTACGTTACAAAACAATGTGGATGGGTGCCAGTGACATACAGTGAAGAACAGTTACCCATTTAGTATAAGGAGCCGGTCGGTCGTTAAAATGAAAGGTGTTCTATATATCATCATGGAATTAATGAGATTATTGTTGTATAACTTTATCTGACTCCATATTTTATTTCTCGAGAAACAATGACTATTGATAtacgattattattttgatttttttttttttgagtctgctTGTGCAAGAAAATACAGAAATCCAGGTTAAACGTTTTGAATGCAAATGTGTCGAATACTAAGACtgaaaaagaggaagaataaaTTACTATTGTTTGCAAACCCAGTTTGGAACGCTGAGCTCTTTTGGTGATTTTGAGACCGTTTTCCTATgtttttcttatgaatttggactacaacTTGTTAGTAATATATCAGCGAATTAATTAGTGTTTCAAGTAAACTTTTTTGGGTCATAGTTTTTTTAGTAGACGTAGTTTGCCTTATTACACCTGCAAGGAATCGGCAGGCCGGAGGTTTCATGTCGCCTCAggcgatatgacgtcatcatagaaaaTGGAGCGTTTTCTACCTAGGGACGATGGCAAACAACATTCCAATGTCTGCAAGACAAaaaccaaagactacagttggtttaaaattttcatGCCCTACTGATTATGAGTCGGCATGTGATGTCATAttcaataatgttgaaaataaatgaaaaagacatacgagggtttcagaacataccaaataacagTGTGTGTGAAATCTATTGAGGAGGTTTTTTATGTGTTTATAGAAGAGTACGAATacaaagtgattcatttcggtaatggcaAAAAGGCCCTAGTAGTCCATTTGAGCGgtctatactgtatacttatatatcaatacgttatgcacattTTGATACAGAAaactcccttttaattagtgtcctcgaGCAGCATGGGAAAATTTTCCATCTAAGACATAATACTTTTTTCTCATGAAAGAGCAAGTGGTCTGGTAAATGGAACGTgcactgtgaaaatggaaataaagaaaaataccccATCCCCCATCAGTATTTGTGTTCATAATGTTGTCTTTTTATATAATCGCCAGAAAAAAGACGTGCTACAAGTGcggaagagactctcatatggcCGTTAACTGTGAAATGGACAGTGAGCCAaagttcaatattttcattttgaatgatttcccagcaatgcccCGCAAGGATTCTGATAAGGGCCATATATCGGAAGAAGATGGTGCTCCTGATGTTCAACAGGCAACAGGTAATGAAGGTAATGTGGAAcaaccatgtgatggaaagagtattgaaaatgataaGGAAGAATCCAGCAGCCTTGGAGAGGACCAGATAGACGACTTATACGAAGCATCACGGGACTTGGAGGATCAAGTTccgggtaataatgataatttaactgATAGTGACAGTGACATATTTGCAATAAAATGTGCACCCGAAGAAGCTTCTCAAGTTACTGAAATAACTGACGATGAGGAGCTTCCCtcacaagatgaacctcgtattccttatAGTCTTATACTATTGAAAGTCTCTTTTTCGTTGAAGATGATGTAAATGAAGAAGcgggaaatcttaaggaaatcaatatagcTGTTTAACGGCATAGAGAGGATGAATCTGTGGATGGTGCTACTAAAGAATGTGACATGGATGTACATTTAGAGGTAAATAgagtcagtgatattgaagacgatttgaaaaatgATGATATAGGTTCAGACGTGATGCCAAAAGCCCAGTGAAATATAGATTTAGACactgtaggtaaattaaagttaattagaggaaaatcgaataaagaaaaaaggaaggaagaacaaATGAATTGAAAAGATTTgttgtcaaagaaaaggaaaaagttattttttcctttttcgtcTTTGTAATGtctctttctgttgccactttaaatattacTGGCTTAAATAAGGttattaaacaaatgaaagttgtaTCCCTTATCATGTACAATAGAACTGATATTatgttgattcaagaacataatgaaaaaagatatttcaggtttgagttatctcactaattttatgtgtatagtggTCAATCCATCAATCAGTTTAAAAGCAGGTAGAATGATAGGtataaataataaatcaaatgtaaAATTTTGAACCAAAGAGATGGATACTAatggtagaattgttggtgtaagagTATGTTAGAATAGGTGCAATATAcgtattataaatgtgtatgctccatctggtgAAACAATTTTGCcgaaagggaagactttttcaggtATGAAATATTGTATTATCTTCTACATAATaatgattatcttatttttggggGTGATAGCATGCACCAGAGATTATAGTAATAAAAACTAAGCCTATAATTACTGTGGTGAAAAACCTTGCTTTGAAAGATAATTACACATTCACAAACAGGATActagaatacacttatatacgtgaaaactatggatccagaaCAGACAGGATTTATACTGTAAAGTTATTTGACAACATAACATCTGCAGACACCAttccataaacacacaaaaaactgGTATGGGGTATTGAAAGTTAGatgttaaagttttagatttgTACGTTATTgaagaaaggctttttttttttttttttttttttttttttttttttttttttacatatatggcagtttataaagcagagaaagggtacatttgataacatactttTATGGTGGGAATGGCAAAATCACAATGTGAAAAATTCTTtgtcaaataatgaaaatatatttcacattaaaagtatggattgctgaacttattacaaacaatATTACGTCAGCTTTATGATATTAgctataaaactagtgtaaattatgaaaatattaagattcttaTGAATAGGgtttgtgacatccagaatgaaatattagaagcAATATAGAcaagagccaaactaaatgatcataaaaatggtgaaagaaaaaaaatatctgcacttctacttggtgctgagaaaaagaaaagtCAGACACGCAcaagtaacataaaacaagaaaatgttTCCATTATGGAAAGCAAAGAGGGAATTTCTGCTTTTATTAAGGAGctctttgaaaaattatttagtaaGGTAACAGGCCAGGAAAAAACTGAAGATTATTTTCGGAACCTATGCCATTCTGCCGTAAATCAAGATGTAAGTCTGTTAAATAGAGAATTAGAGGGAATTGAGGTTTTCGGTGTTATTaagagtatgtgtaaaggaagatcacTAGGGTATAATGGACTTCCTTtagaattctacaaaaagtttCGGACTATATAAAGTCTGACattatggaagtgttcaaatctATTGTGACTTTGAATtatatgtcagatagtcaaaatttTGGTGTAATAAAATCACTAGCTAAAATAGGTGATTTATCCCtggtggagaactggagacctatgGCCCTACTTAATGCTGactgtaaaatctttgctaaggttttaccaaacagattgagatgtgttaGTGGGAAGATTATCTTCCCAGAACAATATTGATCAGTGAAGGAAAGTTCGATTGTGgattgtaataatacgattcgagatgtaatttttcatggGAAACAATAGAGTGAAGACTTTGCAAATTCAAGAttagactggtctaaggcttttgatagttaatatggattttattttaaaagtaatgaaGAAATTTGGCTTACCAGATGAATTTCTGGGTCTAGTTAGAATattgtacaaagattgtgtaagtagtatcCTGTTAAATGGGTTTACGAGTTCacctttttgtattaaaaggtctGTAAGACAAGGCTGTCCTATGGCAATGATGTTATAATTCATATTTCCAGAACTTTTGTATGGATCAATAAGGAttaataacaagataatagggTCTAGCCTTCCAAACAgtgtaaatatatgcctgcaaggttTTGCAGATGACTCATCAGGGATTTTGTCAACTAATGGTTCAGTGGAGAATGTTGCAAAGAGGTACAATGGTTTGAGTttgcgacaggtgcacagctaaacaaggacaaaactagtacaattgggtttgggaaatgggaaaactGGAAAATGTGGCCTATCAGTTGGTTTAAAATTGTTGAAAGTGTCAAAATTCTTAGTATAATTTAATttagtgattttgaggttacatgtgaagaaaattggttTCACCttgctcaaaatattaaaataccaatatatatactaagtcaaagacaattatctattttccaaagggctattattgttaattcactagttttgtccaaagtttggtatatatcacatACGTTGCCTCCTTTGAAATAGTACATTtctcaaataaatatgcatatcttCCTACATATATGGCAGGGCACTTACCATCCTGTAGGTAGAGATATTCTTTGTTTGTTGAGAGAAAAGGGGGGATTAGGAATTATAGATGTTTATTTAAAGTCCTTAGCGTTTTTCACTTCGACAactctaaatgatattagaaaggatgtTGGTTTTAGTAATTTCTATTacaaaatgataattatttttttccttggacttaaaggaaataaatgaggtttcaatTAGGTCAACATAATGTTATTCAGTAGCAATTAATGTAATTAGAAAAGTTTATCACCATACAAAATTTCCTAACTTAGGTTCTAAAGATTGTTATGATTTTATAAGGACAGACAGTGTCCCAGAAATTGATGGGATTTATCCACTTTTGGATTGAAAAATGGTATAAACAAACCTTTCTTTGGTATCATGGAGAGGTTTGACTACAAATATATGCTCAAGGAACTCCAGGGACCATTAATCGGCTGAAAATGTTAAATATCAGAaacagtgataaatgtgatcattgcaaGGAATTTGAAAacagtttgcatttttttttattttggcagagTCACACGCAAgcaatattgatgtatgtcaaaagtgtatcatttcatacttgtgacataaacagggacaatttttgaaatatatttatgttcAATTACAGATATGGAtcgaaaaaggattataatagcgccactgtattgattgttggttatttatatgcggtttgggtcagtaagaagaaacgatatacgaaagaggaaacagatgcctctcttaagtgtaaatttcattatgatcagtggctttttgaaaaatatctataaagaaagaatgaatagaatgttcaccaaagagtatataaattattgtttttgagtaagtAAAAATCGAAATCAAGAtgtataattttgtaaaattttaatcTAGATAGTTTATGTTTGTATAAAAATGCTATTGATTGTAATCGTACTGGAAATATTGTgactaaaaaatataatataaattttaaagtagaaacataaaaaaggaaaaaaatccgtgacgaaataaataaatatgaattaccCAGGcgaagaaaaatctctctctctctctctctctctctctctctctctctctctctctctctctctctctctctctctctctctctctctttctctctctctctctctctctctctccttcaattatGACATGAAAGAGGTTGTTGTATGCTTTTCGTGAGGAATTTTGGTATTAAAGTAAATTGAACAATTTTCTTATTTGTCAAAAAGAATAGagataaagaaattattttgcTCTCAAATATGATGACTGACAAAGTATCCAAGTGCATCCTTATCATGTACAATAGAACTGATATTATGTTGATTCCAGAACATAATGAAAAAAGATATTTCAGGTttgagttatctcactaattttatgtgtatagtggTCAATCCATCAATCAGTTTAAAAGCAGGTAGAATGATAGGtataaataataaatcaaatgtaaAATTTTGAACCAAAGAGATGGATACTAatggtagaattgttggtgtaagagTATGTTAGAATAGGTGCAATATAcgtattataaatgtgtatgctccatctggtgAAACAATTTTGCcgaaagggaagactttttcaggtATGAAATATTGTATTATCTTCTACATAATaatgattatcttatttttggggGTGATAGCATGCACCAGAGATTATAGTAATAAAAACTAAGCCTATAATTACTGTGGTGAAAAACCTTGCTTTGAAAGATAATTACACATTCACAAACAGGATActagaatacacttatatacgtgaaaactatggatccagaaCAGACAGGATTTATACTGTAAAGTTATTTGATAACATAACATCTGCAGACACCAttccataaacacacaaaaaactgGCATGGGATATTGAAAGttaaatgttaaagttttagatttgtatgatattgaagatttttttttttttttttacacatatggcagtttataaagcagataaagggtacatttgataacatactttTATGGTGGAAATggcaaaatcacaatgtaaaaaattctttgtcaaataatgaaaatatatttcacaataaaaatatAGATTGGTGAACTTATTACAAACAATATTACGTCAGCATTATGATATTAcctataaaactagtgtaaattatgaaaatattaagattctcaagaataggatttgtgacatccagaatgaaatattagaagggATATAGAcaagagccaaactaaatgatcgtacaattggtgaaaaaaaaaatatctgcacatctacttggtgctgagaaaaagaaaaatcagacaCGCACAAGtaacataaaaacaagaaaatggttCCATTATGgaaagcacagagggaatttctgCTTTTATTAAGGAgctatttgaaaaattatttag
Above is a window of Palaemon carinicauda isolate YSFRI2023 chromosome 6, ASM3689809v2, whole genome shotgun sequence DNA encoding:
- the LOC137643022 gene encoding uncharacterized protein: MRIADSVVNRSARASNVGIPVRTNEGFRQGTQDWRDRSASVQQGRSGSCVPEEKCYRCGKVGHKKNECRWALGACFGCGETTHRISECKKEKGVKCYRWGMTGHIASGCRSNRTNVICSNYGEDGHYARMCKEPRGKCTECGADVHVARVSQDVQETRV